The genomic window GCTGCACCGGGTGGAGGCGGCCGCCAACCACCTGGCCCAGCTCGGCCTGCCGGTGCTGCTGTTCGCCCCGCAGCCGGTCGCCTCCTGGGCGGCCGCGGCGATGGTGGTCACCCAGCTCTGGCTGGTCGCCTCGGGCAACTTCGCCTGGCTCAACTGGCTGACCATCGCGCTGGCCTTCGGCGCCCTGCGGCTGCCCGGGGCCGGCCGGCCGGCCACCGCGCGGGCACCGCTCTGGTACGAGGTGGTGGTGCTGGCCGCGACCGCGCTGGTGGTCTGGCTCAGCTACCGGCCGGCCCGCAACCTGCTCTCGCGCGGCCAGCTGATGAACTACTCCTTCAACCGGCTGCACCTGGTCAACACCTACGGCGCCTTCGGCAGCATCAGCCGGATCCGCTTCGAGGTGGTCGTCGAGGGCACCGACGAGGAGCGGCTGACGCCGCACACGGTGTGGCGCGCGTACGAGTTCCGCGGCAAGCCGGGCGACGTGCGGCACCGGCCGCGCCAGTACGCGCCCTACCACCTGCGGCTGGACTGGCTGATGTGGTTCGCGGCGATCTCCCCGGCCTACGCGCGCCCGTGGCTGCGGCCGTTCGCCGAGCGGCTGCTGGCGGGCGACCGGGCGACCCTGCGGCTGCTGCGGCACAACCCCTTCCCCGACGCACCGCCGACCCATGTCCGGGCGGTGCTCTACCGCTACCGGTTCACCAGCCGTCCGGAGCGGCGGGCCACCGGCGCCTGGTGGCACCGGACCAGGCTGCGGGTCTACCTGGCCCCGATGGCGCGCCGGCGCTGAGGCCCGCCAGCACCTGTCCGGCCCTAGGGATTGACCGCCAGCACCACCTTGCCGAGGTTGCGCCTGGACTCCAGCAGCGCCGCCGCCTCGGCCGCGCGCGCCAGCGGGAGGACCTGGCTGACCGGCCGCAGCCGGCCCTCGGCGAGCAGCCGCCACAGCTCGGCGCGGCAGTCGGCGACCACCTGGGGCCGGTGGCGGGCCAACTGCCCCATCGACAGGCCGGTGACCGTGGCCGCCGAGCCGAGCACGGCCCCGGCGTCCAGGGTGCCGCCGTGACCGGCCAGGGTGACCAGCCGGCCGAACGGCACCAGTGCGGCCAGCGCGCGCGGCAGCACCTCACCGCCCGTCCCCTCCAGGACCAGGTCCACCGGCTCGCCCCAGTGCGCGTCCTGGTAGCGGACCACCTCGTCCGCGCCGAGCGAGCGCAGGAAGTCGTCCTTGCCCGGGCCACCGACCGCCGCGACCACCCGGGCGGCGCCGAGGAGCTTGGCCAGCTGGACGATCAGGTGGCCGACCCCGCCCGCCGCATTGGTCACCAGGACGGACTGCCCCGGCTCCAGCGCACCGGTCCGCAGCGCCGCGAGCGCCACCAACCCCCCGTGGACCAGGCAGAGCGCGTCGGCGGCGCTCGCGCTCTCGGGCACCGGCGTGATCAGGGCGGGCGCCGCGAGCAGCTGGTCGGCGTAGACCTCGGCGGCGACCCCGCCGACCCGGTCACCGATCTGATACTCCGTCACATCCGGACCGAGCGCGGTGATCCGGCCGACGAAGCCGCCACCGGGCGAGCCGGACAGCGGGCTCCCGCCGACGCCGGCGAGCATCTTCAGCAGCATCAGGCTGACCCCGGCCGCCTCCACCGCCACCAGCACCTCACCCGAGCCGGGCACCGGCGCGGCGACCTCGTCCAGCCGCAGCACCTCGGCACCGCCGTAGCGGTGAAACCTGACCTTGCGCATGGTTCGCTCCCCCTCGAAAACCGTTGGTGACCCCAACGCTAGCAGCTTTCATTGGGATCCCCAACGACTTTAGGATGACCTCATGACGGATCCCCTGAAGGACTCCATGACCGAAGCCCCGTTCTCCCGCCTGCAGACCCTCCCGAGCTGGTTCCTCGGCCGCGCCGGAGCCCTCGCCCACCGCCTGGTAGCCGACGCGCTCGGCGAGGAGGGGGTGCGGATGGGCCACCACGCGGTGCTCTGCGCGGTGGCCGAGTTCGGCCCGCTCGCGCAGGCCGAACTCTCGCGCACCGTGCGGATCGACCCGAAGGATGTGGTGGGCATCCTCAACGACCTGCAGACCAAGGGCCTGGTGCTGCGCGACAGGGACCCCCGGGACGCCCGGAAGAACGCGATCGCACTCTCCCCGGCCGGCGCCGAGCTGCTGACCCGGCTGGAGCGGCTCGGCGACACGGCGAACGAGGAGCTGCTGACGCCGCTGGCCCCCGAGGAGCGGGAGCTGCTGCTGTCACTGGTGGCGAAGGTGATCGAGGGCCGCTGCTGAGGAGCCCCAAGCAGTGTCTTGACATCAAGTATCTTGACATCAAGATTGATATCGGCCAGGCTGCTTCCTGCTCCCCTGCGACCACGGTGGCTTCGCGGCGTCCGGAGCGGAGCGGGGGCCGGTCGTGCGGCGGAGCGGGAACGGACAGACGCTGGTGGCGCAGTTGCGCCGGCCACCGGGCGGCCGGGACGCGCGGACCATGCTGCTCACCCAGTTCCTCGACCGGACCGGGACCGGGGTGTGGGGTGCGGCCTCGGTGCTGTACTTCACCGTCGTCAGCCACCTGGACGCCCGTCAGGTGGGGCTGCTGCTGGGCGTCGCCGCGGTGGCGGGCATCGCCGGCTCACCGCTGGCCGGGCGGCTGGCGGGGCGACTGCCGGTGCGCGGACTGCTGATCGGCTGCCACCTGCTGCGCCTGTGCACCATGGGCCTGCTGCTGGTCTGCGACGGCTTCGCGACGCTGCTGCCCGTGGTCGCCGTGACCTGCCTGGGCGAGCGGGCGGCCAAGACGCTGGAAATGCTCTTCGCCACCCGGGTCGCGGGCGAGCGGCGCACCACCTACCAGGCGCTCTCCCGCAGCGCGGCCAACGCCGGCTACGCGCTGGGCGCCGGGATCGCGGCGCTCGGCCTGGCGGTGGGCACCAGGGACGCCTACCGGGCGCTGATCCTGGGCAACGCGCTCTCCTTCGCGCTGGCCGCGGCGCTGGTGCGGCGCACCCGGGAGCCGCGGGCGCACGAGCAGACCGCGGCCCGGCCGGACGGCACGGGCGGCGGCCGCCAGGACGAGCGTGCACCGAGCCCGTGGCGCGACCGCGGCTACCTGCTCTTCGTCCTGCTGGACGTCCCGATGAACCTCGACGACTCCGTGCTGAACGTCGGCCTGCCGCTGTGGCTGGTGCACCACACCCGCGCGCCGCAGGCCTTCGTGCCGGCCTTCCTGGTGCTCAACACCGTGCTGGTGGTGGCCCTCCAACTGCGGGTCTCGGCCCGGGCCGAGGGAGCGCGCCGGGCCGCGGGAGCGGTGGCGGTGTACGGCGTGACGATGCTCGCCTGCTGCGCGGTGCTGGCGGTCGCCACCGGCGGCGGGTCCTGGGCCGCCTCGCTCGCGCTGCTCGGGGCGGCGGCGCTGGTCACCCTGGCGGAGCTGATGCGCTCGGTGAGCTCCTGGGAGCTGGCGGTGCGGCTGGCACCGCCGCGGGCCCGCGCCTCCTACCTCGGGGTGGCCGGCATGTCCCAGTCCGTGCAGAAGTCGGTCGGCCCGCTGCTGCTGACCGGCGCGGTGATGACGGCCGGGCCGGCCGGCTGGCTGGCGCTCGGCACGGTGATCGCGGGGCTCGCGCTGGTGCAGCGGCGGGCCTGCCTGCGGCGGCTGGCAGCGGCACCGGCATCCGTCACGCGAGCGGCGGATGCGGCCAACCACCGTGCGGTCAGGGTTTCCTGACGTCGGATCAGCGCTGCTGGCAGCCCGGGCACCAGAACAGGTTGCGGGCCGCGTGCTGCTCGGTGCGCACCTCGGTGCCGCAGACCAGGCAGGGCTGCCCGGCCCGCCGGTAGACGTAGACCTCGCCGCCGTGGTCGTCCACCCGCGGCGGGCGGCCCATCGCCTCGGGCGTGTGCTCGGGGCGCACGGTGTCGATCCGTCCGACCGCCGCTCCCTCGCGCATCAGTTCCACCAGGTCGTGCCAGATCAGCTGCCACTCGGCCGGTGCCAGATCGCGACCGGCCCGGTGCGGGTCGATGCCGTGCCTGAAGAGCACCTCGGCGCGGTAGACGTTGCCCACCCCCGCCAGGATCTTCTGGTCCATCAGCAGCGCCGCTATGGTGCTGCGGCTGCGCGCGATCCGCTGCCAGGCGCGGTCCGGCTCGGCGTCCGCGCGCAGCGGGTCCGGGCCCAGGCGCGCGTGCACGGCGCCCTTCTCGGCGGGCGTGAGCAGTTCGCAGGTGGTCGGGCCGCGCAGGTCGGCGTACTGGTCCTCGTTCGCCAGCCGCAGCCGGATCAGGCCCACTGGCGCGGGCGCGGGGGCCGGGCCGAAGGTGACGACGCCGTACAGGCCCAGGTGGATGTGGATCCAGGCCTCGCCGAAGCCGAGGAAGAGGTGCTTGCCGTCGGCCTCGGCACGCTCCAGCGGGTGGCCGTCGACCAGCCGGGCGCCCTCGGCGAAGCGGCCCTGCGGGCTGGCGACGGCCACCGGCCGGCCGCCGAAGGCCGCCTGGTGCTGGGCGGCGAGCCGGTGCAGGATGTGGCCTTCGGGCATCGGGGCTCTCAGTTCTCGGTTCTCGGAGTTGAGTTGGCGTCGGCGGCGCAGGCGCCTCGGTTCAGCGCACCGGCCGGCCGGCCAGCCGGGCCGCGATCACCCGGTCCAGCGCCTCGGCAGTGGCGGCGACGTCCAGTTGCGAGTTGTCGATGATCGGCAGCCCGGAGTTGTACCAGCCCGCCATCCGGCCGTGGATCAGCGCGACCTCCTCGTCGCTCAGCCGCCGGTTGCCCGAGCGCCGGGCGTTGCGGGCGAGCACCGAGTCCAGACCGGGCAGCAGCACCACCGGGATCATGCCGGGGCCGATGTGCCGCTTCCAGCCGCCCAGGCCGATCGCCGGCCGGTCCGGGAAGACCGCGTCGTCGATGATGCAGGAGATGCCGTTGGCCAGGTAGTTGCGGCAGGCGAAGCCGCAGGTGCGGCGGGCCAGCCGGTACTGGGCCTCGGAGGCGTTGTTCCAGCCGGACTGCGGGTTGGCGAAACCGGAGCACACCCACTCGCGGACGTCGTCCAGGCTGATGTGCGCGGTGGCGGTGGGCCGGCGCTCGGCCCAGTGCCGGGCCACCGTGGTCTTGCCCGCGCCGGCCGGGCCGATCAGCAGCACCGCCAGCGGCCCCACCTGCTGGGGCTGCGCGGCAGCCGGCAGCTGGACCGGCGCACCGGTGGGCATCACGAAGTGCCCGGTCGCGCCGCCGGGCGACGCCGCGGCGCCCGGCGGACCGGCGGGCTGCGGCGCGGGCGGGACGGTGACCAGCGGCACGGTGTCCGGCTCGGCGGCCTGCGGCGGCGCCGGAGGCAGTGCGGGGGGCGGCACGGGAGCGCCCTGGGTGGCCGGATACGGCTGCACGCTCTGGCGCGGCGCCACCGGCGGCGGCACGACCGGGCGCGGGGGCACTCCCCCTGCGTACTGCTGCGTCACGGACACACCTCCCGGCGGGGACATTACACGCAGGCCCGGCGCCGAGCCCAGTTGCGGGCCGGGGCCGGGCCTGCGTGCAGAACCGAGGCGCGCGCCGTCAGCGGGTGGTGAGCTGCTCGGCCAGGGCGCGCAGCGCCAACTCGTAGGAGCCCAGGCCGAAGCCGGCGATGGTGCCGGAGGCGATCGCGGCGATCACCGAGGTGTGCCGGAACTCCTCGCGGGCGTACGGGTTGGAGATGTGCACCTCGATCAGCGGCGCGGTGCGCTGGGCCGCCGCGTCGCGCAGCGCGTACGAGTAGTGCGTGAAGGCACCCGGATTGATCACCACGGGGGTCTTCTCGTCGGCCGCCCAGTGCAGCCACTCGATCATCTGCTGCTCGGAGTTGGTCTCCTTGACCTCCACCTCGAAGCCCAGCTCCCGGCCGAGCTTGGTGCAGCGCTCGACCAGCCCGGCGTAGGAGGTGGCGCCGTAGACGTCCGGCTCCCGGCTGCCCAGGCGCCCCAGGTTGGGACCGTTCAGCACCAGCACCCGGCTCATCCGGAGACCTCCGCGTAGGCAGCGACCAGCAGCGACGGGTCCGGGCCCTCCAGCACGGAGGTCTTGCCCAGGCCGTCGAGCACGATGAAGCGCAGCAGGTCGCCGCGCGACTTCTTGTCGACCTTCATGGCGTCCAGCAGCTTCGGCCAGGCGTCCGCCCGGTAGCTCAGCGGCAGGCCCACCGAGGCCAGCACGGTGCGGTGCCGGTCGGCCGTCGCGTCGTCCAACCGCCCGGCCAGCCGGCCCAGTTCGGCGGCGAAGACCATGCCGACCGAGACCGCGGCGCCGTGCCGCCACTTGTAGCGCTCGTTGCGCTCGATGGCGTGCGCCAGGGTGTGCCCGTAGTTGAGGATCTCGCGCAGGCCCGACTCCTTGAGGTCGCCGGAGACCACGTCGGCCTTGACCTGGATGGCGCGCCGGATCAGCTCCACGGTGTGCGGCCCGGCGGGGGTCGCGGCACCGGCGGGGTCGGCCTCCACCAGGTCGAGGATGACCGGGTCGGCGATGAAGCCGCACTTGATCACCTCGGCCAGGCCGGAGACGTAGTCGTGCTTCGGCACGGTCTCCAGGGTGGCCAGGTCGGCGAGCACGCCCACCGGCGGGTGGAAGGCGCCGACCAGGTTCTTGCCCTCGGCGATGTTGATGCCGGTCTTGCCGCCGACCGCCGCGTCCACCATGCCCAGCAGCGTGGTGGGCATCGCGACCCAGCGCACGCCGCGCAGCCAGCTGGCGGCCACGAAGCCGGCCAGGTCGGTGGTGGCGCCGCCGCCCAGGCCCACGATCACGTCGGAGCGGGTGAACCCGGTCTGGCCGAGCACCGACCAGCAGTAGGCGGCGACCTCGGCGCTCTTGGCCTCCTCGGCGTTCGGCACCTGCAGCGCGATCGCCTCGTAGCCCTCGGCGGCCAGGTCCTCGCGGATCGCCTCGCCGGTGGCCGACAGCGCCTCGGGGTGGATGATCGCCACCCGGCGCGCCTGGTTGCCGATCAGCCCGCTCAGCTCCCCCAGCAGCTGGTGGCCGACGAGCACGTCGTACGGAGCGTGGCCGGCCGAGCCGCCGACGTGGATGGTGACGGTGTCGGTGCTGCTCATGCGTCCTTCAACTCCAGAGATTCCAGTACGGCGTCCACGACCTGCTCCGGGGTGCGCCCCTCGGTGGCCACCGTGGCGGCGGCCACCTCCAGGTAGAGCGGTCGGCGACGCTCCATCAGCTCGCGCCACTGCTGGCGCGGGTTGACCGCGAGCAGCGGGCGCGGCGCGTCCAGGCCCACCCGCTTGACGGCGTCGTGCAGCGCCACCTCCAGGTAGACCACCGGGCGGCCGGCCAGCAGCGCCCGGGTGGCGTCCGCCATCACCGCGCCGCCGCCGAGCGCCAGCACGCCGTCGTGGCCGGCCAGCGCGGCGGCGACCGCGGCGGCCTCCAGCTCGCGGAAGTGCGGCTCGCCGTCCTCGATGAAGATGTCCGGGATCGGCTTGCCGGCCCGCTGCTCGATGTCGGCGTCGGTGTCCCGGAAGCCGCAGCCGAGCCGCTCGGCGAGCAGTCGGCCCACGGTGCTCTTGCCGGCCCCCGGAGGACCGACCAGCACGGCCCTGGGCCCGCCGGACGAAGGCCCCGCGGGCATGACACCGCTCATCGGACGATCAGGTTGTCGAGGTAGCCCTGCACGTTGCGCCGGGTCTCACTGACGTGGTCCCCGCCGAACTTCTCGCTGACCGCGTCGGCCAGCACCAGCGCGACCATCGCCTCGGCGACGATGCCGGCGGCCGGCACCGCGCAGACGTCCGAACGCTGGTGGTGCGCCTTGGCCTCCTCGCCGGTGCGCACGTCGATGGTGCGCAGCGCGCGCGGCACGGTGGCGATCGGCTTCATCGCGGCCCGCACCCGCAGCAGCTCGCCGGTGGACAGGCCGCCCTCGGTGCCGCCGGAGCGCCCGGAGGTGCGCTTGACGCCCTCGGGGGTCGGCACGATCTCGTCGTGCGCCTGCGAGCCGGGGATCCGGGCCAGCTCGAAGCCGTCGCCGACCTCGACGCCCTTGATCGCCTGAATGCCCATCAGCGCGGCGGCCAGCCGCG from Kitasatospora sp. NBC_01250 includes these protein-coding regions:
- the aroQ gene encoding type II 3-dehydroquinate dehydratase — translated: MSRVLVLNGPNLGRLGSREPDVYGATSYAGLVERCTKLGRELGFEVEVKETNSEQQMIEWLHWAADEKTPVVINPGAFTHYSYALRDAAAQRTAPLIEVHISNPYAREEFRHTSVIAAIASGTIAGFGLGSYELALRALAEQLTTR
- the aroB gene encoding 3-dehydroquinate synthase; this translates as MSSTDTVTIHVGGSAGHAPYDVLVGHQLLGELSGLIGNQARRVAIIHPEALSATGEAIREDLAAEGYEAIALQVPNAEEAKSAEVAAYCWSVLGQTGFTRSDVIVGLGGGATTDLAGFVAASWLRGVRWVAMPTTLLGMVDAAVGGKTGINIAEGKNLVGAFHPPVGVLADLATLETVPKHDYVSGLAEVIKCGFIADPVILDLVEADPAGAATPAGPHTVELIRRAIQVKADVVSGDLKESGLREILNYGHTLAHAIERNERYKWRHGAAVSVGMVFAAELGRLAGRLDDATADRHRTVLASVGLPLSYRADAWPKLLDAMKVDKKSRGDLLRFIVLDGLGKTSVLEGPDPSLLVAAYAEVSG
- a CDS encoding lipase maturation factor family protein, with the translated sequence MEWFTAPGYALSRLVLLRLLALVYLVGFLAAARQFRALIGEHGMLPVPRYLRHRPFREAPSLFQFGYSDRAFAALAGGGALLAAAVAAGLADLVPLWAAMLLWALLWLLYLSIVNVGQTWYSFGWESLLLEAGFLAVFLGNDKVAPPVLVLFLFRWLLFRVEFGAGLIKLRGDRCWRDLTCLKYHHETQPMPGPLSWYFHHLPMPLHRVEAAANHLAQLGLPVLLFAPQPVASWAAAAMVVTQLWLVASGNFAWLNWLTIALAFGALRLPGAGRPATARAPLWYEVVVLAATALVVWLSYRPARNLLSRGQLMNYSFNRLHLVNTYGAFGSISRIRFEVVVEGTDEERLTPHTVWRAYEFRGKPGDVRHRPRQYAPYHLRLDWLMWFAAISPAYARPWLRPFAERLLAGDRATLRLLRHNPFPDAPPTHVRAVLYRYRFTSRPERRATGAWWHRTRLRVYLAPMARRR
- a CDS encoding MFS transporter, with amino-acid sequence MAQLRRPPGGRDARTMLLTQFLDRTGTGVWGAASVLYFTVVSHLDARQVGLLLGVAAVAGIAGSPLAGRLAGRLPVRGLLIGCHLLRLCTMGLLLVCDGFATLLPVVAVTCLGERAAKTLEMLFATRVAGERRTTYQALSRSAANAGYALGAGIAALGLAVGTRDAYRALILGNALSFALAAALVRRTREPRAHEQTAARPDGTGGGRQDERAPSPWRDRGYLLFVLLDVPMNLDDSVLNVGLPLWLVHHTRAPQAFVPAFLVLNTVLVVALQLRVSARAEGARRAAGAVAVYGVTMLACCAVLAVATGGGSWAASLALLGAAALVTLAELMRSVSSWELAVRLAPPRARASYLGVAGMSQSVQKSVGPLLLTGAVMTAGPAGWLALGTVIAGLALVQRRACLRRLAAAPASVTRAADAANHRAVRVS
- a CDS encoding quinone oxidoreductase family protein, with the translated sequence MRKVRFHRYGGAEVLRLDEVAAPVPGSGEVLVAVEAAGVSLMLLKMLAGVGGSPLSGSPGGGFVGRITALGPDVTEYQIGDRVGGVAAEVYADQLLAAPALITPVPESASAADALCLVHGGLVALAALRTGALEPGQSVLVTNAAGGVGHLIVQLAKLLGAARVVAAVGGPGKDDFLRSLGADEVVRYQDAHWGEPVDLVLEGTGGEVLPRALAALVPFGRLVTLAGHGGTLDAGAVLGSAATVTGLSMGQLARHRPQVVADCRAELWRLLAEGRLRPVSQVLPLARAAEAAALLESRRNLGKVVLAVNP
- a CDS encoding AAA family ATPase, coding for MSPPGGVSVTQQYAGGVPPRPVVPPPVAPRQSVQPYPATQGAPVPPPALPPAPPQAAEPDTVPLVTVPPAPQPAGPPGAAASPGGATGHFVMPTGAPVQLPAAAQPQQVGPLAVLLIGPAGAGKTTVARHWAERRPTATAHISLDDVREWVCSGFANPQSGWNNASEAQYRLARRTCGFACRNYLANGISCIIDDAVFPDRPAIGLGGWKRHIGPGMIPVVLLPGLDSVLARNARRSGNRRLSDEEVALIHGRMAGWYNSGLPIIDNSQLDVAATAEALDRVIAARLAGRPVR
- a CDS encoding shikimate kinase translates to MSGVMPAGPSSGGPRAVLVGPPGAGKSTVGRLLAERLGCGFRDTDADIEQRAGKPIPDIFIEDGEPHFRELEAAAVAAALAGHDGVLALGGGAVMADATRALLAGRPVVYLEVALHDAVKRVGLDAPRPLLAVNPRQQWRELMERRRPLYLEVAAATVATEGRTPEQVVDAVLESLELKDA
- a CDS encoding Fpg/Nei family DNA glycosylase; the protein is MPEGHILHRLAAQHQAAFGGRPVAVASPQGRFAEGARLVDGHPLERAEADGKHLFLGFGEAWIHIHLGLYGVVTFGPAPAPAPVGLIRLRLANEDQYADLRGPTTCELLTPAEKGAVHARLGPDPLRADAEPDRAWQRIARSRSTIAALLMDQKILAGVGNVYRAEVLFRHGIDPHRAGRDLAPAEWQLIWHDLVELMREGAAVGRIDTVRPEHTPEAMGRPPRVDDHGGEVYVYRRAGQPCLVCGTEVRTEQHAARNLFWCPGCQQR
- a CDS encoding MarR family winged helix-turn-helix transcriptional regulator, which gives rise to MTDPLKDSMTEAPFSRLQTLPSWFLGRAGALAHRLVADALGEEGVRMGHHAVLCAVAEFGPLAQAELSRTVRIDPKDVVGILNDLQTKGLVLRDRDPRDARKNAIALSPAGAELLTRLERLGDTANEELLTPLAPEERELLLSLVAKVIEGRC